In Entomomonas moraniae, one DNA window encodes the following:
- a CDS encoding FxsA family protein, with protein sequence MKFFGVYFIIEIILLVVAGRFLGVWLTLFIIVATSIFGVLILRLAGFSTMIKVRQKVAQGEAPNAEMMNGLLLGVGGGLLFLPGLLGNILGLLLVLPITRKSFIEYAKKLLNKYKPAPNTTYTNSPESAYSKVEVIEGEWERKDK encoded by the coding sequence ATGAAGTTTTTTGGAGTGTATTTTATCATTGAGATTATTTTATTGGTCGTTGCCGGTCGATTTCTCGGTGTGTGGCTGACATTATTTATTATTGTGGCGACCAGTATTTTTGGTGTACTTATTCTTCGTTTAGCAGGTTTTTCGACCATGATAAAAGTTCGTCAAAAAGTGGCTCAAGGTGAGGCTCCTAATGCTGAAATGATGAATGGCCTATTACTAGGTGTTGGTGGTGGTTTATTATTCTTACCAGGGTTGTTAGGAAATATATTGGGGCTTTTGTTGGTATTACCTATAACAAGAAAATCGTTTATTGAGTATGCCAAAAAACTCTTGAATAAATATAAGCCTGCGCCTAATACAACTTATACAAACTCGCCAGAGAGTGCCTATTCTAAGGTAGAAGTAATAGAGGGAGAGTGGGAAAGAAAAGATAAATAA
- a CDS encoding co-chaperone GroES — translation MKLRPLHDRVVIRRSEEETKTAGGIVLPGSAAEKPNQGEVVAIGTGRVLDNGEVRPLAVKVGDRVVFGPYSGSNTIKVDGEELLIMGENEILAVVEK, via the coding sequence ATGAAACTTCGTCCATTGCATGACCGAGTTGTCATTCGCCGTAGCGAAGAAGAGACAAAAACGGCTGGTGGTATCGTATTACCAGGTTCAGCAGCAGAGAAACCTAATCAAGGTGAAGTTGTTGCCATCGGTACAGGCCGTGTATTAGATAACGGTGAGGTTCGCCCTCTAGCCGTTAAGGTTGGAGACAGAGTTGTATTTGGCCCATATTCTGGAAGTAACACCATCAAAGTAGATGGCGAAGAATTACTCATTATGGGTGAGAATGAAATTCTTGCTGTTGTCGAAAAATAA
- a CDS encoding DUF484 family protein, translating into MTEPSAATISLTDEMVAEYIKQHLDFFVRHDDILQIIRIQHNSGKAISLIEYQLNRLRSSNQELQKQLNQLLSVARDNDQLFEKSRRLTLALLEADSLETLVAALEDSLRHDFKIDYVSFILFSEKPLAAGRFCAIDEAQSKLGTLITNHKITTGQFREDALAFLFNETNKVKSAALVPLKNNDTLGILALGSQDQYRYQRETGTLFLQHIGDILCRILPRLLHV; encoded by the coding sequence ATGACAGAGCCATCCGCCGCTACCATTTCACTCACCGATGAAATGGTAGCAGAGTATATTAAACAACACCTTGATTTTTTTGTTAGGCACGATGATATTTTACAAATAATTCGTATCCAGCATAATTCTGGAAAAGCAATATCACTGATAGAATACCAACTAAACCGCTTAAGGTCATCTAACCAAGAGCTGCAAAAACAACTTAATCAGCTCTTATCTGTCGCCAGAGATAACGATCAACTTTTTGAAAAGTCTCGTCGCTTAACGCTAGCGCTTCTAGAGGCGGACTCATTAGAAACACTGGTAGCTGCACTAGAAGATAGTTTGCGTCACGATTTTAAAATTGATTATGTTAGCTTTATTCTATTTAGCGAAAAACCATTGGCTGCTGGACGATTCTGTGCCATAGATGAAGCACAATCAAAACTCGGTACACTAATAACAAACCATAAAATTACGACAGGGCAATTTCGAGAAGATGCCTTGGCTTTTTTATTTAATGAAACAAACAAAGTAAAGTCAGCGGCCTTAGTGCCTCTTAAAAATAATGATACATTAGGTATTTTAGCATTAGGTAGCCAAGATCAATATCGTTACCAAAGAGAAACGGGCACTCTATTTTTACAGCATATTGGTGATATTTTATGCCGTATTCTCCCACGACTATTACACGTATAA
- the cyaY gene encoding iron donor protein CyaY — translation MKLDESKYHQLVDQLQQRVEEVLDEADFDVDMANGILTIDFDKGGKIILSRQPALLQLWVAAKSGGYHLVYDEAAAIWYVLNSHESLGDLLARLVSEQSGEQLNFEGL, via the coding sequence ATGAAGCTAGATGAATCGAAGTATCATCAACTTGTCGACCAGTTACAACAACGGGTTGAAGAAGTATTGGATGAGGCCGATTTCGATGTTGATATGGCGAATGGCATTTTGACCATCGATTTTGATAAGGGTGGTAAAATTATTTTAAGCCGCCAGCCAGCTTTGTTACAACTCTGGGTTGCCGCTAAATCGGGTGGATATCATTTAGTTTATGATGAAGCCGCGGCGATTTGGTACGTATTAAATAGTCATGAGTCCCTTGGGGACTTATTAGCACGCTTAGTGTCAGAGCAGTCGGGCGAGCAACTTAATTTTGAAGGGCTGTAG
- the lptM gene encoding LPS translocon maturation chaperone LptM produces MKSSFLSIIMLTVASFMLAACGQKGPLYLPEKQEQPIITTQPSHTNTTQQEIKKTEAVEDTQ; encoded by the coding sequence ATGAAATCATCATTTTTATCTATCATCATGTTAACTGTTGCTTCTTTTATGCTCGCAGCTTGCGGACAGAAAGGCCCTTTATATCTACCAGAAAAACAAGAACAGCCTATTATAACAACTCAACCCAGCCACACCAATACTACACAACAAGAAATAAAAAAAACAGAAGCAGTTGAGGATACGCAATAA
- a CDS encoding chloride channel protein, which translates to MTSFTRKHHLRDWHHLLWWFGAVLIGLMAFLLAQCSAIAYGFFIDTAQKYPWFPFVFTPIAGIFLTWFMRKVGAGTEGSGIQQAIAALDVADNLKQIHWFINLKLAVAKFFAIILGLGSGFVVGLEGPTVQIGASIMYTFRRFLPTDVVATRRQLIIMGGSAGIAAAFNAPMAGVMFAFEEMWRSVEYKTASHVAVAIMLAGFTAYWCNGKSSYFGYVNVSLDITLKYIPIALLVIIISALIGGALSWLMVKPNKWLPKIIIRFKKSHPYYFVIGCALLLALCGNFAPIFGSGADLTQQMLHNEVNVAWYYMPLKFIAFLSSSLTGVPGGIFSPSLSLGAGVGNCFTDFIAPDYQTLTLILGMVAVLAAITRAPLTATFIMIEMTGNHTIIFVVLVAAVLADYIARIFNTMFYHDLADDALKDIPAELASNKTPT; encoded by the coding sequence ATGACATCTTTCACTCGAAAACATCATTTAAGAGACTGGCATCATTTACTTTGGTGGTTTGGTGCTGTTTTAATAGGCTTGATGGCCTTTTTATTAGCACAATGTTCAGCCATTGCGTATGGATTCTTTATTGATACCGCACAGAAATACCCTTGGTTTCCTTTCGTATTCACACCCATAGCCGGAATATTCCTGACATGGTTTATGCGAAAAGTGGGTGCAGGCACCGAAGGTAGTGGCATTCAACAAGCTATTGCCGCATTAGACGTTGCAGACAACCTAAAACAAATACATTGGTTTATTAATCTTAAACTCGCAGTTGCAAAATTTTTTGCCATCATTCTAGGACTGGGCTCTGGTTTTGTTGTTGGACTTGAAGGTCCAACGGTACAGATTGGTGCCAGTATTATGTATACCTTTCGTCGTTTTTTACCAACAGATGTAGTTGCTACTCGGCGCCAACTTATCATCATGGGTGGATCAGCGGGTATTGCTGCTGCATTCAATGCCCCCATGGCAGGGGTAATGTTTGCGTTTGAAGAAATGTGGCGATCCGTAGAGTACAAAACAGCATCACACGTAGCTGTTGCGATTATGCTCGCGGGATTTACGGCCTATTGGTGCAATGGAAAAAGTAGTTATTTCGGCTATGTTAATGTTTCTCTAGATATTACGCTCAAATACATTCCTATTGCACTATTGGTTATTATTATCAGTGCACTCATAGGTGGGGCACTCTCTTGGCTGATGGTTAAGCCTAATAAATGGCTTCCTAAAATTATTATACGGTTTAAAAAATCACATCCCTACTATTTTGTAATAGGTTGCGCACTTTTATTAGCCTTATGTGGTAATTTTGCACCTATTTTTGGTAGTGGAGCAGATCTAACCCAACAGATGCTTCACAATGAAGTCAATGTTGCTTGGTATTATATGCCATTAAAGTTCATTGCTTTTCTATCTTCTTCATTAACGGGAGTACCTGGCGGCATTTTTTCACCTTCACTCTCTTTAGGTGCAGGAGTTGGCAATTGTTTTACAGACTTTATCGCCCCCGACTACCAAACGTTAACGCTTATTTTAGGAATGGTTGCAGTGCTCGCGGCCATCACAAGAGCCCCGCTAACGGCTACTTTTATTATGATAGAGATGACAGGCAACCACACTATTATTTTCGTAGTATTAGTCGCCGCAGTGTTAGCCGACTATATTGCTAGAATATTTAACACAATGTTCTATCACGATCTGGCAGATGATGCATTAAAAGATATCCCTGCTGAGTTAGCAAGTAACAAAACGCCAACATAA
- the dapF gene encoding diaminopimelate epimerase produces MLHFTKMHGLGNDFMVIDLITQQAKITPKLVKQWGNRHTGIGFDQLLIVEPPSRPDVDFCYRIFNADGSEVEQCGNGARCFAKFVRQKRLTHKKNIIVETKSGIIELAIQPDDQVKVNMGRPRFVPKEIPFISEQQQNYYQLLVEEQTIELSSVSMGNPHAVIQVTNLKTAPVQTLGPKIETHPHFPNRVNVGFIQVIDRYNAKLRVWERGAGETQACGTGACAAAAIAIQNGWMDSPVNIQLPGGKLIIEWDNIDNPIFMTGNAVSVYEGKIKL; encoded by the coding sequence ATGTTACATTTCACTAAAATGCATGGATTAGGAAATGATTTTATGGTCATTGATCTAATCACACAGCAAGCAAAAATCACCCCCAAGCTCGTTAAACAGTGGGGTAATAGACATACGGGGATTGGTTTTGACCAACTCCTTATAGTAGAACCACCCTCACGGCCTGATGTCGATTTTTGTTACCGTATTTTCAATGCCGACGGTTCTGAAGTCGAGCAATGTGGAAATGGTGCGCGTTGTTTCGCTAAGTTTGTACGTCAAAAACGTCTTACCCATAAAAAAAACATTATCGTAGAAACTAAAAGTGGCATTATTGAGCTTGCGATACAACCCGATGATCAGGTGAAAGTTAACATGGGGCGCCCACGTTTTGTTCCTAAAGAAATACCATTTATTAGTGAACAACAACAAAACTACTATCAGTTACTTGTTGAAGAGCAAACTATTGAGCTTTCAAGTGTCTCAATGGGGAACCCTCATGCAGTTATTCAAGTAACCAACTTAAAAACGGCCCCCGTACAAACATTAGGTCCTAAAATAGAAACTCACCCCCATTTTCCAAATAGAGTGAATGTGGGCTTTATACAAGTTATAGACCGTTATAATGCAAAACTTCGCGTATGGGAAAGAGGCGCAGGAGAGACTCAAGCTTGTGGAACTGGGGCTTGTGCTGCTGCTGCAATTGCTATTCAAAATGGCTGGATGGACTCTCCCGTCAATATCCAACTCCCCGGAGGCAAATTAATTATCGAGTGGGATAACATTGATAACCCTATTTTTATGACCGGTAATGCTGTAAGTGTCTATGAAGGAAAAATAAAGTTATGA
- the xerC gene encoding tyrosine recombinase XerC — protein sequence MLNDLNNYLAYLQIERQVSPHTLDGYRRDLCKIIALCKAEQIPYWSEVSTHHVRLMISKLHKQGLSARSLGRLLSSLRGLYRYLIKEGICTKDPSLGIIAPKSEKRLPKLLDIDRTQQLLDTPNISDNEFINHRDHAILELFYSSGLRLSELVNLMLPDLDLSNQTVRVLGKGNKTRELPIGRKAKEALTTWLTTRLQGHPKENFVFISQRGTRLTPRAVELRVKQAGASTLGQHLHPHMLRHSFASHLLESSQDLRAVQELLGHADISTTQIYTHLNFQHLANVYDQAHPRAHHKKEEKNKPSSKD from the coding sequence ATGCTCAACGATTTAAATAACTACTTAGCTTACTTACAAATTGAACGGCAGGTTTCCCCCCATACACTGGATGGGTATCGACGGGATTTATGTAAAATAATCGCCCTGTGCAAAGCTGAACAGATTCCTTATTGGTCTGAAGTTTCGACTCATCATGTCCGATTAATGATCAGTAAACTTCATAAGCAAGGGTTATCCGCTAGAAGCTTAGGACGCCTTCTTTCTTCACTAAGAGGCTTATACCGCTATTTAATTAAAGAAGGTATCTGCACTAAAGACCCTAGTTTGGGTATTATTGCACCTAAATCAGAAAAACGCTTACCCAAATTACTTGACATTGACCGTACTCAGCAACTACTCGATACACCTAATATCTCTGACAATGAGTTTATTAATCATCGCGACCATGCCATTTTAGAATTATTTTATTCGTCAGGCTTACGACTGTCTGAACTCGTAAATCTTATGTTGCCTGATTTAGATCTATCAAATCAAACGGTTCGTGTTTTAGGAAAAGGTAATAAAACTCGAGAACTACCAATAGGTAGAAAAGCAAAAGAAGCATTAACAACATGGTTAACAACCCGTCTCCAAGGTCACCCTAAAGAAAACTTCGTTTTTATTAGTCAGCGGGGAACTCGACTAACGCCTAGGGCGGTAGAGCTAAGAGTTAAACAGGCTGGCGCCAGCACTTTAGGACAGCACTTGCATCCACACATGTTAAGGCACAGCTTTGCCAGCCATCTTCTTGAGTCATCACAAGACTTACGCGCAGTACAAGAACTATTAGGCCATGCCGATATTTCAACAACTCAGATTTATACACACTTAAACTTTCAACACTTGGCTAACGTTTATGATCAAGCACATCCTAGAGCCCATCACAAAAAAGAGGAAAAGAATAAACCATCATCTAAAGATTAA
- the lysA gene encoding diaminopimelate decarboxylase, producing MSAFTYQANQLYAENVPVIAIADQFGTPTYIYSKKHIVEQFKSYQDSLQGTTNLICYAVKANSNIAILNILAELGAGFDIVSRGELERVLAAGGKANKVVFSGVGKSFDDITRALEVGVYCFNVESVNELDRIQSIAEKMGKKAPISLRINPDVDAKTHPYISTGLKENKFGIDIAQAERIYEYAATLQNLDIKGIDCHIGSQLTTLDPFLDALDRLLVLTDKLTQKGITIEHLDLGGGLGVCYNDEKPPVAQEYIQAVRERLVGRDLSLLFEPGRYIVANAGILVTRVEYLKDTVHKNFAIVDAAMNDLIRPALYEAWMNIQPVIQKQEQPKQYDIVGPICETGDFLGKDRSLIINKGDLLAIFSAGAYGFAMSSNYNSRARAAEVIVDGNKVHLIRDRETLASLYANEHLLPH from the coding sequence ATGTCCGCTTTTACTTATCAAGCAAACCAACTTTATGCCGAAAACGTCCCAGTCATAGCAATTGCTGATCAATTCGGGACTCCCACATACATCTACTCAAAAAAACATATTGTTGAACAGTTTAAAAGTTACCAAGACTCTCTACAGGGAACAACAAACCTAATATGTTATGCGGTTAAAGCCAACTCTAATATTGCAATACTCAATATTTTGGCAGAACTCGGGGCGGGGTTCGATATTGTCTCAAGAGGTGAGCTTGAAAGAGTTTTAGCTGCAGGCGGCAAAGCAAACAAAGTGGTATTTTCTGGTGTCGGTAAATCCTTTGATGATATTACTCGAGCACTTGAAGTCGGGGTTTATTGCTTTAATGTCGAATCTGTTAATGAACTAGATCGTATACAATCTATCGCTGAAAAAATGGGTAAAAAAGCTCCCATCTCATTACGCATTAATCCAGATGTCGATGCAAAAACACACCCTTACATATCCACGGGATTAAAAGAAAATAAGTTTGGGATTGATATTGCCCAAGCAGAGCGTATTTATGAATATGCTGCCACACTACAAAACCTAGATATTAAAGGGATTGACTGCCATATAGGTTCTCAATTAACCACCCTTGATCCTTTTTTAGATGCATTAGATCGATTATTAGTTTTAACCGACAAACTAACTCAAAAAGGAATAACCATTGAACACCTTGACTTGGGCGGTGGACTAGGTGTTTGCTATAATGATGAAAAGCCACCCGTTGCCCAAGAGTATATTCAAGCTGTCAGAGAACGCCTTGTAGGCAGAGACTTATCTTTACTTTTTGAGCCCGGTCGTTATATTGTCGCCAATGCAGGTATATTAGTGACTCGAGTAGAATACCTAAAAGACACAGTACATAAAAACTTTGCAATTGTTGATGCCGCGATGAATGACCTCATTCGCCCTGCACTTTATGAGGCATGGATGAATATACAACCCGTTATTCAAAAACAGGAACAACCCAAGCAGTACGATATTGTTGGTCCCATTTGTGAGACTGGAGACTTTTTGGGTAAGGACAGATCACTGATTATTAACAAGGGCGATTTACTTGCTATATTCTCAGCGGGTGCGTATGGTTTTGCGATGAGCTCAAACTATAATAGCCGTGCACGGGCTGCTGAAGTTATTGTAGACGGCAATAAAGTACACCTTATCCGTGATCGCGAAACACTTGCCTCACTCTATGCCAATGAACACTTATTACCCCATTAA
- the gcvT gene encoding glycine cleavage system aminomethyltransferase GcvT: MVLQTPLYEQHLALGAEMADIDGWMLPLHFGSQIEEHNQVRKDCGMFDVSFMVAIDVTGAQAKEFLQYLLANDVSLLADDGRVQYSVMLNERAGIVSDVLVFRIDARYRLIFNAALPDQLMSWMEQHKGHFDVSFCLRSDMATLSVQGPNAINKLLDQLAKPYADQLASLSPLHSISIDGWFIARTGYTGEDGVDILLPKDDAQQLWLELMGAGIMPIGMRARDTLRLESGYSAYGLDIDAETSPLCCNMAWVIAWEPSDRDFVGREALEAKKHVRLNKLIGLVSEERGSLHNGQPIRIEGIGEGFITSTSFSPTLSKCIALAKVPIETGSRAEVEIKGKWYPVRVVPPKFVWHGKILI, from the coding sequence ATGGTTTTGCAAACCCCTTTATATGAGCAGCATTTAGCTCTAGGGGCGGAAATGGCAGACATTGATGGTTGGATGTTACCTTTGCATTTTGGTTCACAGATAGAAGAACATAATCAGGTTAGAAAAGATTGTGGGATGTTCGATGTGTCCTTTATGGTTGCCATTGATGTGACAGGGGCTCAAGCCAAGGAGTTTTTACAGTATTTGCTTGCTAATGACGTTTCGTTATTGGCTGATGATGGGCGTGTACAATATTCTGTCATGCTAAATGAGCGTGCGGGTATTGTGAGTGATGTATTAGTTTTTCGTATAGACGCAAGGTATCGTTTAATTTTTAATGCAGCACTTCCCGACCAACTTATGTCATGGATGGAGCAGCATAAAGGGCACTTTGATGTTTCTTTTTGTCTACGTTCTGATATGGCTACTTTATCTGTCCAAGGGCCCAATGCAATTAATAAACTACTAGATCAATTAGCTAAGCCTTATGCTGATCAATTAGCTAGTTTAAGCCCTTTGCATAGTATTTCTATTGATGGCTGGTTCATTGCGCGTACAGGCTATACAGGTGAGGATGGTGTTGATATCCTTTTGCCTAAAGATGATGCACAACAGCTTTGGTTAGAGTTAATGGGCGCAGGTATTATGCCTATTGGTATGCGGGCTAGAGATACATTGCGTTTAGAGTCTGGTTACAGTGCTTACGGTTTGGATATTGACGCAGAAACCTCCCCATTATGCTGTAATATGGCATGGGTGATTGCTTGGGAGCCTAGTGACCGGGATTTTGTAGGTAGAGAAGCATTAGAAGCTAAAAAACATGTGAGACTGAATAAGCTAATAGGTTTAGTTTCTGAAGAGCGTGGCTCACTTCATAATGGACAGCCCATACGCATTGAGGGCATCGGTGAAGGTTTTATTACCAGTACAAGTTTTTCTCCAACGTTGAGCAAGTGCATTGCCTTAGCAAAAGTACCTATTGAAACAGGTAGTCGTGCTGAGGTTGAAATCAAGGGGAAATGGTACCCTGTTCGGGTTGTTCCGCCAAAGTTTGTTTGGCATGGAAAAATTTTAATTTAA
- the groL gene encoding chaperonin GroEL (60 kDa chaperone family; promotes refolding of misfolded polypeptides especially under stressful conditions; forms two stacked rings of heptamers to form a barrel-shaped 14mer; ends can be capped by GroES; misfolded proteins enter the barrel where they are refolded when GroES binds) translates to MAAKEVKFGDSARRKLLVGVNTLADAVKATLGPKGRNVVLERSFGAPLITKDGVSVAKEIELKDKIENIGAQLVKDVASKANDAAGDGTTTATVLAQAIVTEGLKSVAAGLNPMDLKRGIDKATTAIVEEIKKLSKPCEDTKSIAQVGTISANSDDSIGNIIAEAMEKVGKEGVITVEEGSGLENELSVVEGMQFDRGYLSPYFINKPDTMSAEIDSPYILLVDKKISNIRELLPVLEAVAKSGRPLLIIAEDVEGEALATLVVNNMRGIVKVVAVKAPGFGDRRKAMLQDIAILTGATVISEEVGLSLESTTLEHLGTAKRTVSNKENTTVIDGAGNQADIEARIKQIRAQIEETTSDYDREKLQERLAKLAGGVAVIKVGAATEVEMKEKKARVEDALSATRAAVEEGVVPGGGVALVRALESIKDLKGANEEQTVGINILRRAAESPLRQIVANSGDEASVVLDKVKQGKGNYGYNAATSEYGDMIEFGIIDPAKVTRSALQAAASIAGLLITTEAIVAELPEDKAAPAMPDMGGMGGMGGMGMM, encoded by the coding sequence ATGGCTGCTAAAGAAGTGAAATTTGGCGATTCAGCACGTAGAAAACTACTTGTAGGTGTTAATACATTAGCTGATGCAGTGAAAGCAACACTAGGCCCTAAAGGGCGTAATGTGGTTTTAGAGCGCAGTTTTGGCGCGCCTTTAATTACTAAAGATGGTGTTTCTGTTGCTAAAGAAATCGAATTAAAAGATAAAATTGAAAATATTGGTGCGCAATTAGTTAAAGATGTCGCTTCAAAAGCAAATGATGCGGCCGGTGATGGTACTACAACTGCGACAGTACTTGCTCAAGCAATCGTAACTGAAGGCTTAAAATCAGTAGCTGCTGGTTTAAATCCAATGGATTTAAAACGTGGTATTGATAAAGCAACCACTGCAATTGTTGAGGAAATTAAGAAATTATCTAAACCTTGTGAAGATACTAAGTCTATTGCGCAAGTAGGTACAATTTCTGCTAACTCTGATGATTCTATCGGTAATATCATTGCGGAAGCAATGGAAAAAGTAGGTAAAGAAGGTGTTATTACTGTTGAAGAAGGTTCAGGTTTAGAAAATGAACTTTCTGTTGTAGAAGGTATGCAGTTTGACCGTGGTTACCTATCTCCTTACTTTATCAATAAGCCAGACACTATGTCAGCTGAAATTGATAGCCCTTATATCTTACTCGTTGATAAGAAAATCTCCAATATCCGTGAGTTATTACCCGTATTAGAAGCAGTGGCTAAATCTGGTCGTCCTTTATTAATCATCGCTGAAGATGTTGAAGGCGAAGCATTGGCAACATTGGTTGTTAATAACATGCGTGGTATTGTTAAAGTGGTTGCTGTTAAGGCTCCTGGCTTTGGTGATCGCCGTAAAGCAATGTTACAAGATATCGCTATTTTAACAGGTGCTACAGTTATCAGTGAAGAAGTTGGTTTAAGCTTAGAAAGCACAACATTAGAACATTTAGGTACTGCAAAACGTACTGTGTCTAATAAAGAAAACACTACGGTGATTGATGGTGCTGGTAACCAAGCAGATATTGAAGCTCGCATCAAACAAATTCGTGCTCAAATCGAAGAAACAACATCTGATTATGACCGTGAAAAATTACAAGAGCGTCTTGCTAAATTAGCAGGCGGTGTTGCGGTCATTAAAGTAGGTGCGGCAACTGAAGTTGAAATGAAAGAGAAAAAAGCACGTGTTGAAGATGCGTTAAGTGCTACTCGTGCTGCAGTTGAAGAAGGTGTTGTGCCTGGAGGTGGTGTTGCATTAGTTCGTGCTTTAGAGTCTATCAAAGACCTTAAAGGCGCTAATGAAGAGCAAACTGTAGGTATTAATATTTTACGTCGTGCAGCTGAATCACCACTTCGCCAAATCGTTGCTAACTCAGGTGATGAAGCTTCTGTTGTACTTGATAAAGTAAAACAAGGTAAAGGTAATTACGGTTACAATGCTGCAACTAGTGAGTATGGTGATATGATTGAGTTCGGTATCATTGACCCAGCAAAAGTAACTCGTAGTGCATTACAAGCAGCCGCTTCTATTGCTGGTTTGTTAATTACAACTGAAGCGATTGTTGCTGAATTACCTGAAGATAAAGCAGCTCCTGCAATGCCTGATATGGGTGGCATGGGCGGTATGGGTGGCATGGGTATGATGTAA
- a CDS encoding aldo/keto reductase yields MNTKLIALNNGVKIPAVGFGTWPLIGEACTNAVATAIEKGYRLIDTAARYENEEAVGKGIKQSKVNRSELFITSKLRGAAHGYQSTLDAFYQTLEKLQLDYLDLYLIHWPLPQKNLYIETWKAFITLYNKGLIKAIGVSNFKIAHLCRIIDETNVIPAVNQIQLSPCLPQTETRQWLNRYNITCQDWSPLGRGSGLLNTPILLKLAAKHGKTTAQIVLRWHLQLGNSVIPKSSNPLRMLENLNIFDFSLDKEDMLLISTLDKHIAPTQDPDTYSEE; encoded by the coding sequence ATGAATACCAAACTAATCGCACTCAACAATGGGGTAAAAATACCAGCAGTAGGCTTTGGCACTTGGCCTTTAATAGGAGAAGCTTGTACCAACGCAGTTGCGACCGCTATTGAAAAAGGTTATCGCTTAATAGATACTGCCGCTCGCTATGAAAACGAAGAGGCTGTGGGCAAAGGGATTAAACAATCTAAAGTTAACCGTTCGGAGCTATTTATTACTAGTAAATTACGCGGTGCCGCTCATGGTTATCAAAGTACCCTTGATGCTTTTTATCAAACATTAGAAAAATTACAGTTAGATTACCTTGATCTGTACCTTATCCATTGGCCTTTACCCCAGAAAAATCTTTATATTGAAACATGGAAAGCCTTTATTACTTTATACAATAAAGGCCTAATTAAGGCTATTGGTGTTTCTAATTTTAAAATAGCACATCTTTGTCGTATTATTGATGAAACAAACGTAATACCCGCCGTTAATCAAATACAGCTAAGCCCTTGCCTTCCACAAACAGAGACACGTCAGTGGCTCAACAGATATAACATTACTTGCCAAGACTGGAGTCCGTTAGGCAGAGGCTCTGGCTTACTTAATACCCCCATACTACTAAAACTAGCCGCAAAGCACGGAAAAACAACAGCTCAAATTGTGTTACGTTGGCATTTACAGTTAGGCAATAGTGTAATACCTAAATCATCTAATCCTCTACGCATGTTAGAAAATCTAAATATTTTTGATTTTTCCTTGGATAAAGAAGATATGTTATTGATTTCAACGTTGGATAAGCATATAGCCCCTACACAAGACCCTGATACCTATTCAGAAGAATAA
- a CDS encoding DUF7079 family protein produces the protein MPNNISVIDLCEALSDIFIDNEVDYNYIASIAKNFPIDLVEYIFFEWITPVCYPNLCTPIPTVWAGFKPNILWKDIIEFRSQPRKNGFITKLKKYYLREKVKPDWLELKKLL, from the coding sequence ATGCCAAATAATATCTCTGTCATCGATTTATGCGAAGCATTATCTGATATTTTTATTGATAATGAGGTTGATTATAATTATATAGCCTCCATCGCCAAAAACTTTCCTATTGATCTTGTTGAATACATTTTTTTTGAATGGATCACTCCCGTTTGCTATCCTAATCTTTGTACTCCAATCCCAACTGTATGGGCAGGATTCAAACCGAACATATTATGGAAAGATATAATTGAGTTTAGATCACAACCAAGAAAAAATGGATTTATCACAAAATTAAAGAAATACTACCTTAGAGAGAAAGTAAAACCTGATTGGCTTGAGTTAAAAAAACTCTTGTAA